A genome region from Chloroflexota bacterium includes the following:
- a CDS encoding DUF499 domain-containing protein encodes MKSIKTLCTPRESVFDAARRDTVLNLMHLAEDKIDTRAFLEENYVTDGMRTLLMEALRRLEGRSEQAVFKLTQAMGGGKTHNLITLGLLAKHPELRAAVLPGLPSAKALPPVRVIAFSGRETDVPHGIWGEIARQIGRHADFKDYYSPLKAPGRSAWINLLKGKPTLILLDELPPYLDNAKSIAVGNSDLSHVTATALTNLFEAVAEKELANVCIVLTDLVGTYAEASAQIADLLKQLQSEAQRHSMNLTPVQINTDEFYHILRKRLFKDLPPNEEVTEVAQAYAKAIREARQMDITAQSPEKFAQFIQDSYPFHPSIKDLYARFRENPGFQQTRALIRLMRIITSRLWQSGEAEKVYLIGVHNIDLNDPETLSEIRQINPTLDNAVAHDIASQGKAVAEVMDQNLGTNDTQDACRLIFMSSLANVPNAVVGLTIPEVVGYLCAPGRNLARLKSDILEKLATAAWYLHSNRDGRLFFKNVQNLVAKLESLSTAYVREQALKELRERLKTLFKPPMGWCYQEVLVLPSIDEIQVFQDRISLVISEPYVGQGLNPQLVQFYGQTPFKNRIAVLTGSRNTFDTLIDSAKRLKAIQHILDEMEADKTPQTDPQFKQADELRDRILGQFLSAVKETFSTLYYPFRQNDTDVFLSADFLMKYEGNKYNGEDQVIQVLKDKQKYTEDVTSDTFRKKIEARLFTTPVMLWSEVKRRAAMNPQWQWHRREALDAIKDDLVYREVWREDPAGYVDRNPPPPKTTSVQIQERSRHEDTGEVELKVTPVHGDTVYAEVGADATEASQKVEQGLYRTSEMEVSFLAVDSTRTHASGPDHKWRNRLTLKYKTYAGKRGNKIVELRAAPNKDGRTEIKYTTDGSDPKVSGGTYEEPFEVHRGTRFVLAVAMHGDVVSEVLTAEILWDRPDTDKQIDPDRPLTWTRRHEFNTTLESYGFLERLKAHPMSMSGIKVSVTGNRWAELTLHEKIQLGADALREAADAVRKLTNEGQLGIEVSALHFERGQGFLDWINENKTDYQASEVRQ; translated from the coding sequence ATGAAATCGATCAAGACCCTATGCACACCACGCGAGAGCGTCTTCGACGCGGCTCGTCGCGACACCGTTCTCAACCTGATGCATCTGGCCGAAGACAAGATCGACACTAGGGCCTTCCTCGAAGAGAACTATGTCACGGACGGGATGCGAACTCTGCTTATGGAGGCCCTCCGGCGACTTGAGGGTCGTTCGGAGCAGGCAGTATTCAAACTCACCCAGGCGATGGGTGGGGGCAAGACACATAACCTCATCACTCTTGGCCTGTTGGCGAAGCATCCGGAACTCCGTGCAGCTGTTCTGCCCGGACTGCCAAGCGCGAAGGCGCTGCCACCCGTGCGAGTCATTGCCTTCTCAGGCCGCGAAACCGACGTTCCACACGGTATCTGGGGAGAGATAGCGCGTCAGATAGGTAGACATGCCGACTTCAAGGACTACTATTCGCCGCTGAAGGCTCCGGGCCGCTCAGCCTGGATAAACCTGCTCAAAGGCAAGCCTACCCTGATACTCCTCGACGAACTGCCACCTTACCTCGATAACGCCAAGTCAATCGCCGTCGGCAACTCAGATCTTTCGCACGTCACGGCCACAGCACTGACCAACCTTTTCGAAGCAGTCGCAGAGAAAGAGCTAGCCAACGTGTGCATCGTGCTGACTGACCTTGTCGGCACTTATGCCGAAGCTAGTGCCCAGATCGCCGACCTGCTGAAGCAGCTTCAGAGCGAGGCCCAAAGGCACTCGATGAACCTGACGCCGGTTCAAATCAACACAGATGAGTTCTATCACATCCTGCGGAAGCGCCTGTTCAAGGACCTGCCACCAAACGAGGAGGTGACAGAGGTCGCCCAAGCATATGCCAAGGCCATCCGCGAGGCGCGACAGATGGACATTACGGCCCAGTCGCCAGAGAAGTTTGCGCAGTTCATCCAAGACAGTTACCCGTTCCACCCTTCGATCAAAGACCTGTATGCACGCTTTCGTGAAAATCCCGGATTCCAGCAGACCCGTGCACTGATCCGCCTGATGCGCATCATCACCTCGCGACTGTGGCAATCGGGGGAAGCGGAGAAGGTGTATCTCATTGGCGTGCACAACATAGACTTGAACGACCCCGAGACCCTGTCGGAAATCCGCCAGATCAACCCCACACTGGACAACGCCGTGGCCCACGATATTGCATCTCAGGGGAAAGCAGTCGCCGAAGTCATGGATCAGAACCTGGGCACGAATGACACGCAGGACGCATGTCGGCTCATCTTCATGTCTTCGCTGGCCAATGTCCCGAATGCTGTTGTCGGCCTAACCATCCCGGAAGTGGTGGGCTACCTCTGCGCGCCCGGTAGGAATCTGGCCCGTCTCAAGAGCGATATTCTCGAGAAGCTTGCCACTGCAGCCTGGTACCTCCACTCCAATCGTGACGGCAGGCTGTTCTTCAAGAACGTCCAGAACCTCGTCGCGAAGCTGGAGTCGCTGTCCACTGCATATGTCCGAGAACAGGCATTGAAAGAACTCAGAGAGCGCCTCAAGACCCTTTTCAAACCGCCGATGGGCTGGTGCTATCAGGAAGTACTGGTGCTGCCGTCCATCGACGAGATTCAAGTGTTCCAGGATCGCATCTCTCTCGTCATCTCCGAGCCCTACGTTGGCCAGGGTCTGAACCCCCAACTCGTCCAATTCTACGGGCAGACTCCCTTCAAGAATCGTATCGCCGTCTTGACGGGTTCGCGCAATACCTTCGACACACTAATCGACAGCGCCAAGCGGCTCAAGGCTATCCAACATATTCTCGACGAAATGGAGGCGGACAAGACTCCTCAGACGGACCCTCAGTTCAAGCAGGCAGATGAACTCCGGGATCGCATTCTGGGCCAGTTCCTCTCAGCGGTCAAAGAGACATTCTCGACTCTGTACTACCCCTTCCGTCAAAATGATACGGATGTCTTCCTTTCTGCTGACTTCCTGATGAAGTACGAGGGGAACAAGTACAACGGCGAGGACCAGGTCATCCAGGTCTTGAAGGACAAGCAGAAGTACACCGAAGACGTTACGAGCGATACATTCCGCAAGAAGATTGAAGCGCGTCTGTTTACGACACCCGTTATGTTGTGGAGCGAAGTCAAGCGACGTGCTGCCATGAACCCTCAGTGGCAGTGGCACCGTCGCGAGGCGCTCGATGCTATCAAGGATGATCTTGTATACCGTGAGGTCTGGCGCGAGGATCCGGCGGGCTACGTTGACCGGAACCCACCACCACCCAAGACCACTTCGGTGCAGATACAGGAGCGCTCACGCCATGAAGATACTGGAGAGGTGGAGTTGAAGGTTACGCCTGTGCACGGCGACACTGTGTACGCCGAAGTCGGCGCTGATGCGACGGAAGCCTCCCAGAAGGTCGAGCAGGGTCTTTATCGAACGAGCGAAATGGAGGTCTCGTTTCTGGCCGTGGATTCTACGCGAACGCATGCTTCTGGCCCGGATCACAAGTGGCGCAACCGCCTGACTTTGAAATACAAGACCTACGCGGGCAAGAGAGGGAACAAGATTGTTGAGCTCCGAGCTGCCCCCAACAAGGACGGGCGCACCGAGATCAAGTACACCACGGATGGCTCAGACCCCAAGGTTTCCGGTGGTACTTACGAGGAGCCTTTCGAGGTCCATCGTGGCACGCGGTTCGTCCTGGCGGTAGCGATGCACGGCGACGTCGTCTCGGAAGTGTTGACTGCCGAGATACTTTGGGACAGACCCGACACGGACAAGCAAATTGACCCCGATAGACCCCTGACGTGGACCAGGCGTCATGAGTTTAACACCACGCTCGAGTCGTATGGTTTCCTGGAGAGACTGAAGGCTCATCCCATGTCCATGAGTGGAATCAAGGTCAGCGTGACGGGCAACCGTTGGGCTGAGCTCACTCTGCATGAGAAGATCCAACTTGGTGCGGATGCCCTGCGGGAGGCCGCCGATGCCGTCCGCAAGCTCACCAACGAAGGTCAACTCGGTATCGAGGTATCGGCCCTCCACTTTGAGCGCGGGCAGGGGTTCC